GAATTGTGAGCGATGGGTATGGACACGTTCGATCTCGATCTGTTGGCAGCTGAAGATCAGTTAGATGAGGAGGATGTCGAGAATCGAGTTGTTCTCGGAATACTCGATGGAACGACGCCACCAAGCGAGTGGATCGGTTCCATTCGGGACGGATACGTGCTCGTCCTCGCTATCGAAGGAGATCTAAACGAACTCGCCGCTGATTTCGCTCGCACGATCAAGGATATGGGTGGTCATCTCGTTCATTTCCGGGGATTTCTCATCATCACACCACCGGGAATTCACGTGGACACCGACCAGCTATGAGCTGCGTCGTTTGTCACTGCCTCCAGCCGTGTGCAGCCCCGTTGCTCCGGTTCTCCGGGCGTCATCAGTTCATCGGGAGTGACTCAACGGAGTGTGAGCCGGTGTCCGTCTGGATCGGTCACGCGAACGCCGTCTTCGAGGGACTCGACATTCAGGGGGGACTCCACTCGGTTGAGCACGGTTGTCGGTGACTGATCACCGCTTTCGATCCCGAAATCCACATGGACGCCACCGCGTGCGTTGGCGATCCCGAGCTGTGGCTCCCAGAGCTCGATGTCGAATTCGCCCGTCGAAAGACGCGTTCGCCGTCGATCATCTCCCCGATCGACGATCGTGAACCCGATCGCCTCGTAGAACGACTCGGCGCGATCCAGATCCTCGACCTCTAGTACGATCTCGAACACGCCGGTGATTCCCTCACCAGTGTCGTCGGTCGATTGACCGATCTCCACGCAGTTTCCGTCGGGATCGTAAAAGTACAACGACTTCCCGGTCGGGAACTCGGCTTCAGTGAGATCGAACGGCGTCGAGAGTCGATCCCACCAGTCGTCATACTCGGTGGCCGGTGTTGAAACGGCGAAATGGGTGTGTATCCCTCCTCGTGGGACCGACGTCGGCCGCCGAAATACGATATCTGTCGTCCCTGCCCCGAGAACGATCTCCGTTTCGTGTTCGCTGCGAACAGGGAGATCCAGATGTCGCTGGTAGAATGCCACTGATCGGTCGAGCTGCTTGACTTCGAGTGCGAGCCACCGTAATGACCACGACATAGTTAGTGTATGTATCGTACAAATATATACTAATGGAGGTACGGTCAGATACAACTGAGCGACTGCGGACGATCGTACAAACATTAAGCCTCGTGGTGTTTTTCTACTGACTACTACGATGCTGGGTGATGCGCTCGGGTTTCCGACGGCTCGGTCAGGGTGGCAAAAGACGGTCGGTGTCGGTGGAATCTTGCTCGCAGTGGTGCAGTTTGGAGTCAGGGGTGTGGTTCGATTCAGCTCGTGGGGACGGTCTCTCGCTTTCGATTCTGTCTCGATCGCTGTCGTTCTCACCACGGTCGTAGTGGTACTTTCGGGAGTCGTTCTCGTAGGCTATCACGTTCGGGTGTTTCGATCGGCGATCACCGTCGATCCTGTGCTTCCGTCATTTCGGCCGGTAAGAGGACTGCTCTGTACTGGGCTGGAGCTTTGTCTCGTCGTGTTCGTCTACTGGGCCGGATTTGGGACCGTGCTCGTCGGACTGGGCTGGGCCGTGATCGGTGGCGGGTCGCATTCGACTATCGGCGACCCGACTGGAGCCACTGGGGCACTTTCTCCGGCCGAACGGATCACCGGACTCACGATCGCACTGATCGCCGTCGTACTCGCGTATGCCTCGATAGTGGCGACAGCGCGGTTCGCCCACGTCGGTCACGCTCGGTCGGCTATCGCGGTGCGTTCGGTCCTGAGCGTAATGTTCACGTCCGAGTTCTTCGTCGGATTCGTGCTCTGGTCTGGGATCCTACTGGTGCTCGGCGGGGTGGGTGTCGTCCTCGTGTCGATCGCCGCGGGGCTGTTCGTCGTGTTTTATGCCACCGTAGCCGCGACGTACGCGCTCGGACGTGGATACCAGGCAGCGATCGATCCAGTCACGAAGTAAGCGAGGATGGAGACACGCTCGCATTGGAACAGTAAGCACTTCCCGATTACTCCGGTAGATCAGGTATGCGAATCACCCACCGGGAGCACGTGGAGGGCGAGCGCGAGCGCGAGCGGATCACGGTCGTGCCCGAGAGCACTGACGACCTGTGGCATCTTTCGAACGTGCTCGAACCCGGTGACGCCGTCGGAGGGGACACACACCGGCGCGTCAGACGCGACGACGACCAGCTCCGGGACACGGGCGGCGAGCGCGAGCACATGTACGCCACCGTCGAAGTCGAATCGGTCGAGTTCGCGCGCTTTGCTAACCGGTTACGTGTCTCCGGTGTGATCGTCGACTGTTCTCGGGAGGACCAACTCGACTTTCACCACACGCTGAACGTCGAGGAAAACGAGGAAATCGAGATCACGAAACGCTGGAAACCGGACCAACTCGATCGGCTCACAGAAGCCGTCGAAGCGAGCGAGAACCCCGATGTGGCTATCGCGACTGTTGAGGAGGGGGCTGCCCACGTCCACACCGTCGCACAGTACGGTGCCGAGGAACGCACGTCGCTCACTGGTCCGACGGGGAAAGGCGAATACGCCCGTTCCCGAATGGAACTGTTCGCGGAGTTGACGGCGGTGCTCTCCCGAATGGACGTCGACGCGATCATCCTCGCCGGACCGGGGTTTACGAAACAGGATGCCTACGCGTACATCGAGGAGAACGCGCGCGATCTTACAGAGCTGATCACGCTGGTCGACACCAGCGCCGTCGGTGACCGCGGCGTCCACGAGGTGTTGAAACGGGGTGCTGTTGAGGACGTGCAAGCCGAAACCCGAATCGCCCGCGAGGCCGAACTGATCGATCGATTGATGGAAGAGATCGCACAGGGAGCCAAAGCGACCTACGGAATCGACGGCGTCGCGGAGGCCGCCGAATACGGCGCCATCGAGACGTTGCTCGTCGTCGACGACCGACTGCGCGAGGAACGCGGCGGGGACGGCGACTGGAACCGGAACGTCAATGATCTCCTCGAAACGGTCGATCAGAAAGGCGGCGACATCGTGGTGTTCTCCGGAGAGTACGATCCCGGCGAACAGCTCCACAATCTCGGTGGGATCGCAGCCATCCTCCGGTACCGGTTGGAGTGAACGCTCACAGTTCGATACACAGCCCATCCCGTGCGACCTTGACGTCCCCCTCGTAGTGGCTCTGGATGGCTTCGAGCATCTCCTCGTGGTGACCGTCGGTGTGGGGATACAGATGGGTGAGCAACACCTGTCCGATGGTTCGACCAGCGAGGCTATCTCCGAGTTGGGTTGGTGTCGGATGATTCGACACGTCGATCTCGTCGGGAAACGAACAGTCGTGTGCCAACACGTCCGAGCCGTCAGCAAACGCGCCCAGGGCATCGAACGCCTCCGAATCCCCGCTAAACGTGAATGTCGAATCACCCTCCTCGAATCGGTAGGCAAGACAGTCCATCGAGTGGCGCGTCTCGATCGCTTCCACGTCGAACCCGCTACACGCGAACGATCCCGGTTCGACCTCTCGAACGGTGATCTCCACTTTGTCGTACAGGTACTCGTGTACGGACAGAAGCTCATCGAGTAACTCGCTCGTTCCGGGCGGTCCGATGACCGCTAACGGGTCAGTGCCCGCGAGCCACCGTGCTTTGAGTAATACAAGCAGATCTGACACGTGATCGAGGTGGTGGTGGGTGAGCAACACGGTCGAAATTCCCTCGTATCCGACATCGGTTCGAGCGAGGGCGTGAACCACGCCGCTTCCACAGTCGACCAGCAGCGGCCCGGATCGTCCGTCGTCGGAACCGGAATCCGTTGTCCGACAGTTCCGGTCGTGTTCGAGCAACAGACCGGTTTGGAACCGCTTCCCGTTGGGCAACGCGCTTCCAGTGCCCAGAAACGTAACGCGCATGAATGGCGTTCCACCGGGAGACGAATCAACGTACCGCTGGCAGATCGAATGCTTGCCCGATCACCAGAGCTGTCCGTTTTTCCACTCGATGTACGTCGCCCGAAGCATGATCACGAACGTCACCGCCACCACCAACAGCGAAACGGCCGCCCACACCGTGAGGAACGTACCACCGCCCGTTATCGCTAGTACGATTCCGACGTCAATCATCGGCTCCCTCCCTGACACTCGATCGTATCCGGGCCAGTCTGTCGAAATCGTACGTTTCGGGGAACAGCAGCGATCCCACGACGATAATGCCCGAGGAGACACAGAAGCAGATCGTCGTCGTCATGTACTCGGTGTTGATGGGAAGCGTCGGCGATTGCCACATCCCGATGAACGGGCCCAACGTTCCGTAGACCCCGAAGATCGAGGCCAACAACGTACCGACGAACACCGCGTCTGACGACGTTTTGTCCCAGAACGCTCCCAACACGAACGCCGGAACGTAGGCAGCGTTGATCGGCGACAGCACCACGATGATGTCTATCAGCGCCGGCTGTGTCCATCCGATGGCAATGACGAACACGCCGAACACTGCGGTTGCAACTTGTCCTGCTCGTATCATCCGTTCGTTGCTCGCTGTGGGATTGAAATGCTTGTAGTACAGTTCGTGAGCCGACAACACCGCCATGCCGTTGACCCGGGTGTCGAGGCTGCTCGAAAATGCGAGATAAACGAGAACGGCGAACGCCACCGCGACGGCGGGCGAAAACAGCCTCGTAATGATCAACGGTGCTACCTGATTGATATTTTCGATGGCTATCCCTTGGGCCCTAGCGACGAAGCCGAAGATACCTGTCAACAACGGGATGGCTGCCCACGAGATGCCGGCGATGACGTACGCCTTCGTCACCTGCGCTTCGTCGAACGCGAACAGACGTTGCCAAAACGAATTGAGCATGAGAATCAATCCAAAGAGGAAAAAGACCGCCGAAATCGTCCATAACAGCCCCTCAGGGGCCGTCAGTGACACGGTGTCCGGGTCCGATGTCGCCATCCCGCTGGCAATCTGGCTCGGAGAGACGGTGAGCAGAACCAACGGAACGAACACCAAAAGAAGGATGATGATTCCGAGGGTCTGTAGATAGTCAGTCGACAGCGACGACCGAAGCCCACCAGCAAGAATGTAAATCACCACTGGCACCGTCGCAATGAGCATCCCGACGTGGTATGGAATGTCGAACACCACCTCTAACAGCGTTCCCGCTGCGATCGGTAGCTGTGCGCTGTTCATGAAGACCAATGTGAAGAAAAACACCAAGAAGAGGTAGTAGTTTTTCTTATCGTACCGTTCCAGGAAAAAGTCCGTCACTGTCGTTCCGTCCGGCATCATCCGCCGAAGCCGCTTTGCCATCGGGGCAAAGAGTATGAGTCCCAATCCTCCCATCGCGTAGCCAATCGCCCCGAGATAGCCGAGTTCGTACGCGATCTGCGGGGCGGCGATGATCGTGCTGGCTGTCACCCACGACGCGAGGAGCGTGCCGATTCCGAGACCCAATCCCACAGACCGCCCGGCGACGGAATAGTCGTCGAAATCAGCGATTCGTCCACCTCGTGCCGAATAGAGACCGACTGAAAGTAGTATGACTGAAAATATAGACACTATTATATAGCCAGTGATTGTCTCAGCCATGGTACCTTATCGATCCGTTCGAATGCTGATAAAGACTGTCCTTAATTGGGAGATATCTTACAGTCACAGAGATATTAGGTTGGAAATCATATAATATATCTGTTAGTTGTTCAGTGGTGGTTGATAGAGCCTATAAGAGGTGGAAAGTTCAAGATAGCATACTATCCGTGCTATGAGAGTAACGATTGTGAAAACTATGTAATATGGTATACTTTATGAGGGTTACTGTGGTAGAAGCGTCGTGGTTCATGCCGGATCGTTGGTTCGGCACGGTAAACGCACGAGTAAAATAACCTAGCGCACGTCGATCGCGGTTATCTCGTAGCTTCGTCGTAGGTCCCCGTAATCGTCGTATTCATTTCCATCACCGCCGTTTCTGGTCACGAGATCGTACACTCCGAGGCGTGGCCGATTCCATGATCCGTGGGGTTGTTCTGCACTAATGAGTCCTTCCGGACTCGGAAGACCGAGACGCTCGACAGTTCGGTCGGTGGTCCGAACGGGGTATCGGAGACTACCGCCTGCGACACCGTCACGGACCGAATCCGGGAGATAGAGTGATCGAACGATGGAGACTGGAATCTCTGTATCCTCATCGAGGCAGAGGATGACCTCGTCCCCGTGATCCCGTTGGAGGAGGCAGTTGGTTATGGCATCAGGAGTCTGTGAGTTGTTTATCATGTCGGTTGTTGTATCATCGGACATCGGTAGCGGTCGGTGGCTGTTCTCGTTCGGTAGCACAGTCATTCCGTATCGTTACCCACTAGCTTCGGTGTCGCTATCGCCGACTCGGCGGAGGCTGTCGTAAGCGAACAATGCGTCGCCGTCGAGTGTGCACTGCTTGCACCCGAGACAGTCAAAGCCCTCGTCGTAGAGATCGTTGTAGGGGATGTCGTTTCGGTCGTGGTAGTTCCAGACGTCCTCGTCCGTCCAGTGGACGATGGGGTTGACACGGACGATGTCGTCTTTTCGGTCGAAGAATTCGAGTTCGTCGCGCCAGTCGTAGCTGTCTCCATCCCCTCGGCTTTCGGCGATCCGATAGCCCGTGATCCAACTGTCGTGGCCCTTGATCACGCGTTCCATCGTCTTCGATTTGAGCGTCGTACAGCACAGCTCCGGTTTGCGCCGATTCACGAGGGGACCGTGCTCTGCGACGAGGTCCTCGTAGCTCGATTCGGGCTCGTAACTCTCGAACTCCAAGTCGTATTCGGCTTCGAGTTCGTCTTTGACGGCCCACGTTTCCTCGAAATGGTTGCCGTGATTCATGAAGGCCGCTGTCGTGTCCCCGCCGAGGTCGAGACCGGCGCGCTCGGCGAGATCGAGGACTGCGTTCGAGTCCTTCCCGAAACTGCACGCGAACACCGGCGTCTCGAATCCGTCTTTGATTTTCTCACACACCGCTAGAGACTGTTCTATCTTCGTGTCGAGGTCGGTACCGTCGATGTCGGTGTCGATGTCGATGTCGATCATCGTGGTGTACTGGTGTCTCAGCTCGTTTTACGTTCGTGTCGAAACGGTCTGATCGAGGATCTTGTTCCGATAGCCCGTCGCCTTATAGGACAGCTCGTCCGTACCGGTTATCTGCGATGCGGCTCGGAGTCGTCGCGCTTTTTCGACGAAACTGGCGAACTGTTCGGTCGCCCCCTCGTTGTAGTAGGCTGTGAGTTCGCTCGCCGTCTCGGCGTCGAACGGTGCGTCTTCATCGGCTCGGAACGACGTATTGACGATCGGCGGATGGACGATCGTGTTGTGGCGCATCCACGACGTCATGATCTTCATCGGGTAGGTGCTCGATTTCTGGGGCGGTCGGACGACGTAGGCGGCCAAAGGCAGGTTGTGAAGCCGCCAGTCGTCACGACGGATATACCGTGTTCGTTCGAGCAGCGTCTGATAAGTGTCGTCGATCCCCGACGCGTCGGCGTCGTATGCCGCAATCACCAGCGCGTCGTTACGCATTAGTTCTCCGTGGAGGCGTTGAAGATCATCCTCTGTCCACCGAGCTTCGTCGAGATCGTCATCGATGATACATTTGTAATCTTTCCCTTCGTCAGAGACCGCTTCGACTTTCGCCGGTGTCGGACATACATCACATCCGATACACGCTTGGACGTACGCTTCCGTGAAATCGATCACGTTGAACGCCACGTTTCCCACGGGATCGATCCGAGAAATCGTCTGTTCCACGCTCGACCGCACGATGTCGTCGCGGTCTCGCGTGAGTATCACGCCGATCCGAAACGGATCGGGGGTCGACTCCGCAACCCGGGATGCTTCGGCCGTGTGTGCGATGTTTCGAAGTTGGGCCACACTGCTTACTCGGAGACCGGTTCCCATGCTCGTCTCTAGCCCGAAGTCGTCCGTGGTGACGTCACCGATATCACCACCCCAGCCGGTACCGCCGTACTGGCACGTTTTGGGTCCATTGCCCACGATGTACGCCCCATGATCGAGACTCTCGAACAAGGCGTACACGTTCGTCGTCTCCTGTCCTCCGTTGCGTTTCGAACCACACGAAACGGTCCCGACCACTTTCCCGGAGAGGAGATCACGGTCGGCAGCGAAGTTCAGAAACGTATGCATCAACGATGACCGGTCACCGAAGTAGACGGGGCTGCCGAGAACGATCCCGTCGGCCCGCTCAAGCGCGTCAGCAAGCGGTGCCATCCGGTCGCGGTCGAGATGCACGTCCGCATACGACTCATCGAGACCGGCGTAGCTGGTGAGTTTGTGGAACTCGATGTCAGCTATCTCTTTGGCTCCATACAGAGCCGTGAGAACCAGCGCATCGCTGTTCGTGACGACACGGTCGTTCTGATCGGTCAATGCCTGAACGTGTGGTTTTATTTCCCCGAGGAAATCGTCGTGGTAGATATCTCGGTGTTCGAGCTGCTCGATCCCGTCGATGAGATCCTCCGTCGATACGTTGCGGTCGACACCGTCGACAGCGTCGTCGATTCCCGCTCGGTTGCGAATACTTCCGGCGATCCCGACCACATGAATGTCACCCGTCATGTCTTTTCTCTTTACTATAGATGAAACAGCCAATCAGTTAAATGATGTGGAAAATACAGGTTTTTTTACTGCGAGTTTGTAAGGAACCCACGCAAAATGTTCTCACCGGCGTATGAGTAATGCCAGACACCGACTCTGATTCACTACATCTGTTACGTGGAGCGGGTCGATTCAAGGGTATACTCCGGTTCGATTTCGGCCATTACTCGGTCTGCGATGATCTCTGTTCCGTTTTCGAACTCCGGGAGTGGTGGGGGATTGACGACGCACTCTGTGACTTCGCGGCTCGTTTCGGCGACCGCAAATCCGTCCGTTCCTTTCAGGAGCCGAGTGACACCGCGTTGCTCGTCGGTAAACGGACGGACCACACAGGGAGTACCCGCGACGGCGGCTTCCATCACCGTCGAGTATCCCGAGCAGACGACGGTTGTGGCCGAAGCGATATACGGAAACAGAGACGCCACAGGTTCCCACGCCGAGCCACCGACGCGTGTAACGTTCCGGCCCCTCGTTCGGAGCTGCGACGCGAGTGCGGTAACGCCGCTTGAGTAAACGCTCGGTACGATCAACACGTCGATCTCCGGCGTATCGCTGTCGCCTTCCAATGCGATCGGCGGAACGCGGGTGACTCCATTTGGATCGGCGCGACATGGTTCCCAAACGGCGGGATAAAAAAATGACCGTGCGACCAGTCGGTGATATCGCGTGAGAACAGTCGTCGCTGTGCGTTCGAGCAGTTGCGTGTACAGCTCCGGCGTGTTGTGAGTAAGATAGTACACTGGCGTTCGAGTAAGCGTTGCGGCCATCGTGGCGAACATGTCGTCGGTCACGACCGCCACCGGTGATTCACGACGAAGCCACCCCGCTAAGTCGTACACCCGACGAACCGCGTTCGGAACGCTGTTAGTGATGACACCACCCCTGTCGAACTGGCGGGTGTCGATGAAATCTACTGGGGTCGGCACGTACGGCTCGTATCCGTTCATCCGAACGAATCGCGTTCCTGGACCTCCACTAGCAACTGTAACGGTTGCCCCTCGTTCTTCTAAGGCCCAAGCAACAGCAAGCATCCGCGTCGCGTGACCGGCACCCTCCGGATAGTGTGCGACGGCAATTCGTGGTGTCATCGATTGAGTTGTGTTACAGCAGGTTCAAGTAGACTTGGATATCGCCCGCAGTGATCGCCGTTCAAAAAGTTGTTTATATTATATTTATATTATTAAACAGCAGTGGATTGTCAGTGTCGCGCCATCGGGACGGTGATGGCAGCAACATCTGACTGACACACGGGAGTTAAGCCGGTGCCGAGGAAGATATCGATATGGATCACAAACACCACCGGTACGGGAAATCGACGGAGCTCCCGAGCCACGAGGTAACGGAGGGTCCCGACCGTGCTCCTCACCGGGCGATGTTTCGAGCGATGGGATACGACGACGAGGATTTCTCCGAACCGATGGTCGGAATCGCCAACCCAGCGGCCGATATCACGCCGTGTAACGTCCATCTCGACGACGTCGCAGAGGCTGCGGTCGAAGGAGTCGAGCAGGCAGAGGGGATGCCGATCGAGTTCGGTACCATCACGATTTCCGACGCCATCTCGATGGGGACCGAAGGAATGAAAGCCTCCCTCGTCTCGCGGGAAGTGATCGCTGACTCGGTCGAACTCGTCGCGTTTGGTGAGCGGATGGACGCACTCGTCACTGTCGCCGGCTGTGATAAGAACCTTCCGGGAATGATGATGGCAGCCATCCGTACCGATCTCCCCAGCGTGTTCTTGTACGGTGGATCGATCCTTCCGGGAGAACACGACGGTCGGGAGGTAACCGTCCAGAACGTGTTCGAGGGAGTCGGTGCGGTGGCGTCAGACGATATGTCCGAGACGGAACTCGCTGAACTCGAACACGATGCGTGTCCGGGCGCAGGTTCCTGTGGCGGGATGTTCACCGCGAACACGATGGCGTCGATCAGCGAGGCGCTCGGTCTTGCTCCGTTAGGAAGCGCGAGTGCCCCTGCTGAATCCGAGGGGCGATACGATATCGCACGACGGGCGGGCGAGATCGCCCTCGATGCCGTTCGCAACGACCGAACGCCCTCTTCGATCCTCTCGAAGGAATCGTTCGAGAACGCGATCGCGGTGCAGGTAGCGATGGGCGGTTCGACGAACGCCGTGCTTCATCTCCTTGCGCTGGCCGCTGAGGCGGGAATCGATCTGTCGATCGAGGAGTTCGACGCAATTTCCCGCCGAACGCCCAAAATCGTCAACCTCCAGCCCGGTGGCACGCGGGTGATGAAAGATCTCCACGACATCGGTGGCGTTCCGATCGTCGTTCGGCAGTTGTTGTCGGCCGGACTGCTCCACGGGGATGCGATGACTGTTACCGGTCGCACTGTCGCCGAGGAGATCGAACAGCTCGATCTGCCGGCCGAGGAGTCGATCGACGCGGACTTTCTCCGTCCCGTTTCCGATCCGTTCACCGAGGAGGGCGCTATCAAGATCTTGAAAGGGAACCTCGCGCCCGACGGCGCGGTGTTAAAGGCTACCGGCGACGACGCGTTCCACCATCAGGGTCCCGCTCGGGTCTTCGAAACCGAAGAGGACGCGATGGCGTACGTCCAAGAGGGCGGTATCGAGAGCGGGGATACGATCGTCATCCGGAACGAAGGTCCTCGCGGCGGACCGGGAATGCGCGAAATGCTCGGCGTAACGGCGGCTGTCGTCGGTCAGGGTCACGAGGATGACGTTGCGCTGCTCACGGACGGGCGTTTTTCCGGTGCGACCCGCGGACCGATGATCGGTCACGTCGCTCCGGAAGCGTTCGTCGGCGGACCCATTGCCGCCATCGAGGACGGCGACACCATCACGATCGACATCCCTGATCGCACGATCGCGGTCGACTGTTCGGACGCGGAACTCGATCGTCGTCTCGATGTGATCGACACCCCTGAACCGGCGTACACCTCTGGTGTGCTTGCGAAGTACGGGATGGCGTTCGATTCGGCTGCCAACGGGGCGGTCACTAACCCCAAAGCGAAGCGGGAGTGATCGGTGCTCGATCGGGACCTCCGCCTTCGCTACTCGTCTCCATCGAGTGCTGGATCGGATCCCAGATCTCGTGCGGCCGTGGGTCGTGGTGTTACCGGCCCACCACGGAACAGATCCGTGACGACGAGCCGAATGGCTTGTAAGGAGAACACGAGAATGATCGGTCCGAGAAACAGCCCATACCAGCCAAAGAACAGCCCTCCGAACACGTACGCGAAGATCATCAGCCCCACGTGGATCTTTCGGCCGGCGATGTACGGCTGGATGAACGTTTGGGGCAAGAAGTCGAGAAACAGAAACGCGACTGCAACGAACAACGCGGGGTACACCAGCAGGGTCTCGTTCGTTTGTCCTGCGAGGATCAACAGGTAGGCGGTGATCGGCACGTAGATGAGTTTGCCGACGACGATCGGAATGATGCTCGCAATCCCCGTCAACAGCGCCAACAGCGTGGGGACCGGGATCGTCACCGCAGACGGTGCAACGGCGTTGTACAGGTTGTACCACACGATGGAGCCGAGCGTGATCATCACGATGGCGATCACGTTGGCGAAGTACACCGATTCGAGATCCGTATCGACCGCGCTCGCGTACGCGTACGCCGCGCTGTCAGTGCCGACTTCCTCTCGAAACCACGCCTCGATGCGGGCACCGTCCCGAAGCAAGTAGTAGACGATGGCGAGGATCATCGCCAGATGGATGAGCGCGTTCGAGATAGCTAGCACGACCTCAATGCTGGTCGATAAGATCCCCTGAAGAGGTCTGGACTGACGGAGCTGATCAGTCAGCGAGAGCACTGTCTGGGGATCTTCGAGCAGCCGAGAAACGTCGACGTACGGGGTGATCGCTTGCCTGACCTGATCTGTGAGAACCATGTTGAGACCTTCGAGTCCGATGAGGAACGTGTAGGTGAGAAAGGCGAGTATCGGAATGAACACGAGAAACAGGGTGGTGATGGCTGCGAGTCGCCGGGCGTTCGTGAAGCGTCTGATGCGCCGGTTGATCGGCCGCATCGCGTAGTAGAAGAATATCCCGAACACGATCGTTCCGATGAAGGCGTGTGCGATGACGATCAGTATCAAGGTGAGGACGATCACCAGCGCCCACCACGGGCGCAGGCTCGGATCGCCGTTGAGAAAGCCGTTCACGGGAATCGCCTCCGTGGGTGAGCTGCTGGTGCCGTTGTTGATCGTTCCATATCGGGTTGTCGTCTGGGACCCACTTGAGTGTCTGTCCTTGCTGATTAGCTCTCGCTGTCGATCCGTTCGTGTGGTTCGTCGCTGTTGCTGGGCACACTGTTTCAGGGACTGTTCGCGGCTCGGTGAGCATCGCGGAGGCAGATGCTCACTCGTTGCCGATCGGCTCGTCGGCTCCACCGACGGCGTTGATCCGGCTGTTCAGGTCGATGGGCTCCAACCGCAACAGCACGTCGATGGTTCCCAACGGGTTGACGGCTCGCGCTGGCCTGTTCGGTCTTGTTGAACTCCCGGTACGGTGGGTATGACAGCAGTGCGTCTCGTCCGACTCGTGCATGCTGTCTCTTCCTGCCGTGTTTTCGGTGTCTGATATCTGTATGTATGAATTCGTTTATCGGGTGTGATCGGCAGATTTCAGTGCCTTGGTCAGTGCTGGCACAGTTGAAAGCAACACTCGAGATGTCGTGTATGGCCTGTTGGATGGTTTCAATGCCTTCGTCGCTGCTGGCACAGTTGAAAGTGATCAACACGTCATAACACCATACGTTTCGTGCAGTTTCAATGCCTTCGTCGCCGCTGGCACAGTTGAAAGCTACGGACTGGCGGCGGCTCGAAGCAAGTCCTCGTTTCAATGCCTATCGTCGCCGCTGGCACAGTTGAAAGCGAAGACTTTCAGAGTGTGTTTCTCCACGAGTACGGTTTCAATGCCTTCGTCGCCGCTGGCACAGTTGAAAGATTACAACTGGTCTCTACGAATTACGAACAGATCGTTTCAATGCCTTCGTCGCCGCTGGCACAGTTGAAAGAGGGGGTGAAAATCCATGGAGAACCCAAATAAAGCTTTCTCCATCGGTCTCAGCGCCACCCGTCTTCGTGGACCCCCCCCTGTACACGGACGTTATAAAGGTCCACGAAGGACCAGCAACACTGTCCGGATCCGGTCAGACGAGATCGAACTCGACGCCGTCGGTGACCGCTGTGACTACGGCGTCACACAGCTGGCAGTCCGGAGCACTCACGGTTTCCTCGCTCTCCGTTTCGACGCCGATGCGGAGCGAGGCCTCACAGCCACACGCCGGGCATTCGTCGGTTTTGGCCC
The sequence above is drawn from the Halocatena salina genome and encodes:
- a CDS encoding phosphoadenosine phosphosulfate reductase family protein translates to MIDIDIDTDIDGTDLDTKIEQSLAVCEKIKDGFETPVFACSFGKDSNAVLDLAERAGLDLGGDTTAAFMNHGNHFEETWAVKDELEAEYDLEFESYEPESSYEDLVAEHGPLVNRRKPELCCTTLKSKTMERVIKGHDSWITGYRIAESRGDGDSYDWRDELEFFDRKDDIVRVNPIVHWTDEDVWNYHDRNDIPYNDLYDEGFDCLGCKQCTLDGDALFAYDSLRRVGDSDTEASG
- a CDS encoding flavodoxin family protein, which produces MTGDIHVVGIAGSIRNRAGIDDAVDGVDRNVSTEDLIDGIEQLEHRDIYHDDFLGEIKPHVQALTDQNDRVVTNSDALVLTALYGAKEIADIEFHKLTSYAGLDESYADVHLDRDRMAPLADALERADGIVLGSPVYFGDRSSLMHTFLNFAADRDLLSGKVVGTVSCGSKRNGGQETTNVYALFESLDHGAYIVGNGPKTCQYGGTGWGGDIGDVTTDDFGLETSMGTGLRVSSVAQLRNIAHTAEASRVAESTPDPFRIGVILTRDRDDIVRSSVEQTISRIDPVGNVAFNVIDFTEAYVQACIGCDVCPTPAKVEAVSDEGKDYKCIIDDDLDEARWTEDDLQRLHGELMRNDALVIAAYDADASGIDDTYQTLLERTRYIRRDDWRLHNLPLAAYVVRPPQKSSTYPMKIMTSWMRHNTIVHPPIVNTSFRADEDAPFDAETASELTAYYNEGATEQFASFVEKARRLRAASQITGTDELSYKATGYRNKILDQTVSTRT
- a CDS encoding glycosyltransferase — encoded protein: MTPRIAVAHYPEGAGHATRMLAVAWALEERGATVTVASGGPGTRFVRMNGYEPYVPTPVDFIDTRQFDRGGVITNSVPNAVRRVYDLAGWLRRESPVAVVTDDMFATMAATLTRTPVYYLTHNTPELYTQLLERTATTVLTRYHRLVARSFFYPAVWEPCRADPNGVTRVPPIALEGDSDTPEIDVLIVPSVYSSGVTALASQLRTRGRNVTRVGGSAWEPVASLFPYIASATTVVCSGYSTVMEAAVAGTPCVVRPFTDEQRGVTRLLKGTDGFAVAETSREVTECVVNPPPLPEFENGTEIIADRVMAEIEPEYTLESTRST
- the ilvD gene encoding dihydroxy-acid dehydratase; amino-acid sequence: MDHKHHRYGKSTELPSHEVTEGPDRAPHRAMFRAMGYDDEDFSEPMVGIANPAADITPCNVHLDDVAEAAVEGVEQAEGMPIEFGTITISDAISMGTEGMKASLVSREVIADSVELVAFGERMDALVTVAGCDKNLPGMMMAAIRTDLPSVFLYGGSILPGEHDGREVTVQNVFEGVGAVASDDMSETELAELEHDACPGAGSCGGMFTANTMASISEALGLAPLGSASAPAESEGRYDIARRAGEIALDAVRNDRTPSSILSKESFENAIAVQVAMGGSTNAVLHLLALAAEAGIDLSIEEFDAISRRTPKIVNLQPGGTRVMKDLHDIGGVPIVVRQLLSAGLLHGDAMTVTGRTVAEEIEQLDLPAEESIDADFLRPVSDPFTEEGAIKILKGNLAPDGAVLKATGDDAFHHQGPARVFETEEDAMAYVQEGGIESGDTIVIRNEGPRGGPGMREMLGVTAAVVGQGHEDDVALLTDGRFSGATRGPMIGHVAPEAFVGGPIAAIEDGDTITIDIPDRTIAVDCSDAELDRRLDVIDTPEPAYTSGVLAKYGMAFDSAANGAVTNPKAKRE